The nucleotide window CGTCGCCGAGCAGGGTGAGCAGGACGTCGTTGCGGTCCTCTTCCACCGCCTGCAGTTCCGCGACGGCGGCCTGCACGGCCCGGCGGGTGCCGCCGAAGACGTCTAGCTCCCAGGCGGCGTCGAACCCGGCCTGCCAGAAGTCGGCCTCGCGATCGGGCGCGAAGTTGACGGCGGTGCCACCCCCACTGTTGCCACCAGTGCCCGTGCCCACGCCCGTCGCGGCGGTGCCCCCTTCGATGTTCAGCGAACGGCTCGACCGTTGATACGACGCGCCGCCCGTCACGTCCGGCAGGTACGCCGATCGTTCCACACCCACGCGGGCGCGGGCCTCGCGCACGCGGGCCTGGGCCTGCCGCACGTCGAGGTTGGCGACGATCGCGCGGTCAACGAGCGAGTCGAGCTGCGAGTCGTTGAACGTCGTCCACCAGCGCGACACGATCGGCTGGGTCGTGGGCTTCGTGGATGGCTGGGTTGAGCTGGCGTCGAACGGCCGCTGGGCATCGAAGGCGCCCTTCACCTTCGTCTCCGGGCGTTCATAGTTCGGGCCGACGGTGCAACCGGCGGCGACAATGGCGAGCGGGGCAACCAAGGCAAGGCGGCGAAGGTAGGCGGCAGCGTGCATGAGCGTTATTCCTGTGTCCGGTGAAGCGGTCGAAATCATTATTGACTGGCTAGTCGGTTTTGACCACTGGCCGGCTCGTATTATCCCGCGGGCTAATTAAATCTTCGATAAACACGTCCATCTGCTGCCCCACGTAGATGTTGCGTAACGCGTTGCGATCAAAGGAATAAAGCACCTGAAGCACGCGTGTATCAACGCGTTCGCTGCTCTCGCCGGTGAGGGAGCGTTTGGGGACGACGTAGGGTTCGATGCGGACGAACTGCAGGTCGGTCTTCAACTGACTGTTGCCGCGCACGCTCGCGGTGGCCCGGGCGCGTGGGTCGACGCGCCAGGCGTCGTTTTCGTCGACATCGACGCGCACGTGAAGCGTCCGCACGTCGCCGATGAGCATCAGGGGCGTCGCCAGCACGCCGGCCGGCGCGAACTCGCCCGCCCGCACCTTCACCTGCAGCACCTGCCCGTCAACCGGCGCCCGCACGATCCGGCGGTCCAGTTCGACCTTCAGCTGCGCGATCGACGCGTCAGCCGCCGACACTTGCGCCTGGGCTTGGGCAACGCTCGCCTCAGCGATGTCCGTCGCGAACCGCCGGCGGTCGAGTTCTTCCTTCGTCACCGCCCGCACGTCGCCGATCGCCTGGTACAACTCGAACTGGTTCCGCGCGTCGGCCGCGGTGGCCTGGGCTACCTCCACGTTGGCTTGGCGGGTCTTCAGGTCGGCCTCGCGCACGAGCAGTTCGGCCTGTAGGTCGCGCAGATCGATGAGGAAGAGCGGATCGCCTCGCTTCACGTCGTCGCCCACCTTCACCTTCATCTCGCTCACCACCCCCGCGACCGGCGTGCCGACGGCGATGTTTTCGGTGCTGGCCTCCACCAGCCCCGCCCCGGCCACGTAGGCCTCGAACGGCGCCTGCGCCGGTGGCGCGATCGGCTGGCTCACCGCCGGCTCCTGGCTGCCCGTGACCACGGTGTAGATCGCGAACACCACACCGACGACGGCGAGGAGCGGGAGGAGGAATTTGCGAAACATGACGGGCTCCGATTTTGGATTCAATGTTCCAACTGTTCGGCCGACTCCACGACCTTCACGACCTGCCCGTCGTTCATCTGCGCAATCCGGTCGCCGAACTCGAAGATGCGGGCGTCGTGGGTGACGATGATGAGTGAGCGTCCCTCGCCGAGCGCGACCTCGCGCAGCAGTTCCATCACCTTGTGGCCGGTCTGGGCATCCAGCGCGCTGGTCGGTTCGTCGCAGACGATCAGCTTGGGGCCGTGGACGAGCGCCCGGGCGATCGCGACGCGTTGCTGTTGTCCACCAGACAGTTGCGCGGGCAGCGACGCCGAGCGGTCACCGAGGCCGACGCGGTCGAGCATGGCGCGGGCGCGGTCGACGGCCTCCTTGCGCTTCACGCCGTTAATCAGCAACGGCACCGCGGCGTTCTCGGCGGCCGACAGGGTGGGCAGCAGGTTGAAGGCCTGGAAGACGAATCCGATCGTCTGCCCGCGGTACTTCGTCTTGGTGCGTTGGCC belongs to Tepidisphaeraceae bacterium and includes:
- a CDS encoding HlyD family efflux transporter periplasmic adaptor subunit, which produces MFRKFLLPLLAVVGVVFAIYTVVTGSQEPAVSQPIAPPAQAPFEAYVAGAGLVEASTENIAVGTPVAGVVSEMKVKVGDDVKRGDPLFLIDLRDLQAELLVREADLKTRQANVEVAQATAADARNQFELYQAIGDVRAVTKEELDRRRFATDIAEASVAQAQAQVSAADASIAQLKVELDRRIVRAPVDGQVLQVKVRAGEFAPAGVLATPLMLIGDVRTLHVRVDVDENDAWRVDPRARATASVRGNSQLKTDLQFVRIEPYVVPKRSLTGESSERVDTRVLQVLYSFDRNALRNIYVGQQMDVFIEDLISPRDNTSRPVVKTD
- a CDS encoding ABC transporter ATP-binding protein — translated: MTLATEQTLAVRCTGVVKTYGSGSAVVTALRGINLDVRANELMMLVGPSGCGKTTLISVIAGILDQDDGQCAVFGHDFKHMGQRTKTKYRGQTIGFVFQAFNLLPTLSAAENAAVPLLINGVKRKEAVDRARAMLDRVGLGDRSASLPAQLSGGQQQRVAIARALVHGPKLIVCDEPTSALDAQTGHKVMELLREVALGEGRSLIIVTHDARIFEFGDRIAQMNDGQVVKVVESAEQLEH